CATCACCCCGCTGCCGTCGGGCTCCTTCGCCGACTACGTCTTCAAGATCGTCTTCATCTGGATCACCGTGCTCGCGGCCGTGGTCAGCCTGCAGAAGGGCAAGTGGCTGCCCACCAGCGGCGCGGTGCTCAAGATCGGCGTGCTGGTGCTGTTCGTCGTGACCACCGCGATCTACGCCGTCCAGCACGGGGTCGAGGGCCTCGGTGCAGGCGACTTCAGCCCCACCCTGCTCGGCCTGTTCGGCTCGGTCCCGATCCTGCTGTTCGCCTACCTCGGCTTCGAGTCCGGCAACAGTGCCGCCGGCGAGATGGAGAACCCGGGCCGCGACGTCCCCGTCTCCATCGCCCGTTCCTGCGCCACCGCCGCGTTCTGCTACCTGGTGCCGATCCTCGCGATCCTGCTGGTGGTGCCGAAGGACGAGATCACCGGCATCGGCGGCTTCCTGGACGCGGTCAAGACCGTCTTCTCCGTGTACGGCGATGCAGCCGGTCCGCTGCTCAAGATCACCGCGATCGTCGTCGTCTACGTGCTGATGAGCCAGGGCTCGGCGTGGATGATCATCTCCGACCGGATGCAGGCGATGACCGCCGCCGACGGCTCCTTCTTCGGTGGCTTCTTCGGCCGCTTCCACCCCGGCCTGGGCACGCCGGTGCGCGTCAACATGCTCTCCGGCGTGACCGCCACCGTCTTCATGCTGGCCGCGATGGTCGTCTCCGGCACCGGCGGCGCGATCTTCGGCGTGGTGCTGACGATCTCGATCTCCACCTTCCTGCTCGCCTACCTGTTCGTCATCCCCGCCGCGATCAAGCTGCGCCGGATGTACCCCGACGTGGAGCGCCCGTTCCGGGTGCCGGTCTCCGACCGCGGCTTCGCCCTGCTCGGCTGGCTGGCCTTCGCCTGGATCGTGCTCGGCTCCTGGGTCGCCGTCTTCCCCGGGACCCTCGAGCGCGTCTTCGGCCTCGACTACCCGTTCAAGGACTACTGGGGCGTCTCCCAGGGGACCTTCGAGGCCTTCACCCTCGGCACCCTCGCCGTGATCGCCGCCCTCGGTGCCATCGGCTACGTGTGCGGTCGCTCCGTGCGCGCCGGCAGTGCTGCCGGCAACCCCGACACTCCCGACACCCCCGACAACCAGATCAAGGAAACCGTCCGATGACGTCGCCGTACGACATCCTCTTCGAGCCCGTCCAGATCGGGCCGGTCACCACGAAGAACCGCTTCTACCAGGTGCCCCACTGCAACGGCATGGGCTACCGCGACCCGAGCGCGCAGGCCTCGATGCGCAAGATCAAGGCCGAGGGTGGCTGGTCGGTCGTGTGCACCGAGCAGGTCGAGATCCACGCGACCTCCGACATCGCGCCGTTCATCGAGCTGCGGATCTGGGACGACCAGGACCTGCCCGCGCTCAAGCGGATCGCCGACGCGATCCACGAGGGCGGCGGCCTGGCCGGCATCGAGCTGGCCCACAACGGCATGAACGCGCCCAACCAGCTCAGTCGCGAGACCCCGCTCGGGCCGCAGCACCTGCCCGTCGCCCCCGACACGATCGCGCCGGTCCAGGCCCGCGCGATGACCGAGCAGGACATCGACGACCTGCGGCGCTGGCACCGCAACGCCGTACGACGCTCGCTGGAGGCGGGCTACGACGTCGTCTACGTCTACGGCGCCCACGGCTACGGCGCCCCGCACCACTTCCTCTCGCGCCGCTACAACAACCGCACCGACGGGTACGGCGGCTCCCTCGAGAACCGGATGCGGCTGCTGCGCGAGCTGCTCGAGGACACGATCGAGGAGGTCGCCGGCCGCGCCGCCGTGGCCTGCCGGATCACGGTCGAGGAGGAGATCGACGGCGGCATCACCCGTGAGGACATCGAGAGCGTGCTGCGCGAGCTCGGCGAGCTGCCCGACCTGTGGGACTTCGCGATGGGCAGCTGGGAGGGCGACTCGGTCACCTCCCGCTTCGCGCCGGAGGGTCGCCAGGAGGAGTTCGTCGCGGGGTTGAAGAAGCTCACGACCAAGCCCGTCGTCGGCGTCGGCCGGTTCACCTCGCCTGACGCGATGGTGCGCCAGGTCAAGGCCGGGATCCTCGACCTGATCGGTGCCGCCCGCCCCTCGATCGCCGACCCGTTCCTCCCGAACAAGATCCGCGACGGCCGTCTCGACCTGATCCGTGAGTGCATCGGCTGCAACATCTGCGTGTCCGGCGACCTCACCATGTCGCCGATCCGCTGCACCCAGAACCCCAGCATGGGCGAGGAGTGGCGCCGCGGCTGGCACCCGGAGCGGATCCGCGCCAAGGAGAGCGACGCCCGCATCCTCGTCGTCGGCGCCGGTCCCTCGGGCCTTGAGGCGGCCCGCGCGCTCGGCGTACGCGGCTACGACGTCGTGCTCGCCGAGGCCGGGCGCGACCTCGGCGGCCGGGTCTCGGCCGAGTCGAAGCTGCCGGGCCTCTCGGCCTGGGGCCGCGTGAAGGAGTACCGCGAGGCCGTCCTCGCCGAGCTCCCGAACGTCGAGATCTACCGCGAGAGCCCGATGAGCGGCGACGACATCGTCGAGTTCGGCTTCGAGCACGTCATCACCGCCACCGGCGCCACCTGGCGCACCGACGGCGTCGCGCGCTTCCACACCGCGCCGATGCCGATCGCCGAGGGCGCCCAGGTGCTCGGCCCGGACGACCTGTTCGCCGGCCGCCTGCCCGAGGGCAGGAAGGTCGTCGTCTACGACGACGACCACTACTACCTCGGTGGCGTCGTCGCGGAGCTGCTCGCCCAGAAGGGGTACGACGTCTCCATCGTCACCCCGGCCCCGCAGGTCTCCTCGTGGACCAACAACACCTTCGAGATCAACCGGATCCAGCGCCGGATCATCGAGAACGGCATCACCCGGGTCCTCGACCACGCCGTCGTCTCGGTCGGCACGGGCGGTGTGACGGTCCGCGAGACCTACACCGGCGCCGAGCGCGACCTCGACTGCGACGCCGTCGTCATGGTCACCGCCCGCCTGCCCAGGGAGGAGCTCTACCTCGACCTGGTCGCCCGACGCGACGCCGGCGAGATCGCGTCCGTGCGCGGCATCGGCGACGCCTGGGCTCCGGGCACCATCGCCGCCGCGGTGTGGTCGGGCCGCCGGGCCGCCGAGGAGTTCGACGCGGTGCTGCCGTCCAACGACGAGGTGCCGTTCCGGCGTGAGGTCACCCAGCTGGCCTGAGGTCGAGCGGGCGCTGCCGGCTCCGGACGTGCGTCGTACCCGGCATCTGGGTGGTGACTCCGCCTGATTCACGACCCATTTGCCGGGTGCGACGGCGAGCCCTCAGAGCGGCGCGTACAGCTCCGGGCGCGTGTCGGTCCACAGCGCGGCGTTGTGCTCGTCGGCGTCCGTGATGCCGGCGGCCAGGTCGACCGTGCAGGTCACGACGGCCGGTCCGCCGGCGTCGTGACGCGGTGCCTCGCAGACGACCGTGCCGTCGGGGGCGATCACCCGGCTGCGGCCGAACATCGCGGCGTCCCCCTCGCCGCCGGCCTGGTTGACGGTGATCCACCACTGGCCGTTGGCGAGCGCGTTGGCCGGGTGGAGCAGGTCCCACCAACGCTCGGCGCCGGCCTCGTAGGCGGCGGGCATCACGACCAGCCGCGCGCCGCGCTCGCGCAGGGCGCGGGCGTAGGCCGCGTGGTCGCCGTCGAAGCAGGTCGCCATGCCGACCCGGCCGAAGGGCTCGGTGTCGAGCACCGTGGCCTCGGAGCCGGCGGCGAAGACGGCGTCCTCGGCGGTCGGGCGGTAGAGGTGGGCCTTGCGGTGCCGGGCAATGATTGCGCCGGTGGGGTCGTAGACCACCGTGGTGTTGTACGTCGATCCGTCGGCCAGCTCCGGGACCGACCCGGCGAACAGCCAGATGTCGTGCTGCCGGGCGGCCGCGGCGAGCGCGTCGGACCGCGGGCCGGGCACCGTCTCGGCGGCGGCAGCGACGATGGAGCCGAGCCGCGGGGCGTCGTACCCGCTCGCCCAGAGCTCAGGCAGGACCACCAGTTCCGCCCCCTGGCCGGCCGCCTCGGCGACCAGCGTGAGCGCGGTCGCGAGGTTGGTGGCGGGCTCGCCGGGGACGGCGTGCCACTGCACTAGGCCGATGGTGACGCTGTCCTGCATGGGTGCTCCTTCGTGACGGTGGGAGCTCTCATCCCATGTGGCGGTCCAGGTGATGTCAATGCGTCAGGTCATCGCTTTTGTCGATGCTGAGCAACGAAAACCGGTGTTGGTCGGCGGCCTCCTCCGCGGCCTACGGTGAGCGGGATCACGGCCCAGAGGGGGACCCATGCACGACGAGGCGATCGAGACCACCATGACGGTGGAGAAGCGCACCATCGACCACATCCCGGTGACGGAGCGGCACGGCAAGGCTCGTGACCTGTTCACGATCTGGTTCGGGTCCAACATCATGCTGCTCACGGTCGCCACGGGCGTCGTCGCGACGGCGGTCTACGGCCTGCCGATCTGGGCCGCCGTGGTCGCGCTCGTCATCGGCCACGCGCTCGGCGGCGTCGTGATGGCGCTGCACGCCGCGCAGGGCCCGCAGATGGGCGTCCCGCAGATGCTGCAGACCCGCGCCCAGTTCGGCTCCTACGGCAGCCTGCTGGTCGTCGTGCTCGTGATCTTCATGTACGTCGGCTTCTTCGCCTCCAACATGGTGCTCGGCGGCCAGGCGGTCTCCAGCCTGTTCGGGCTCGACGAGACGGTCTCGATCATCCTGATCGGCCTGGTCAGCGTGGCCGGCGCGATCGTCGGCTACCGCATGATCCACGCCCTGACCGGACTGATGAGCCTGGTCTCCGGCCTGGTCCTGGCCCTCGCGTTCGTCTGGATCCTCGCGGTCAACGACCTGCCGACCGGCACCTTCCACTCCGACGGCGCCACCCTCGCCGGGTTCATGGGCACGATCTCGCTCGCCGCCCTGTGGCAGATCGCCTACGCGCCGTACGTCTCCGACTACACCCGCTACATGCCCCGCGACACCGGCGTGCGCCCCGCGTTCTGGGCGACGTACGCCGGCGCGGTGCTCGGCTCGCTGTTCCCGATGATCCTCGGCGCCGTCGTCGGCGCCGCCCTGCCCGAGTCCGACACGGTCTCGGGCCTGCAGGACCTGACCCACGGCGT
The genomic region above belongs to Nocardioides sp. QY071 and contains:
- a CDS encoding FAD-dependent oxidoreductase, whose translation is MTSPYDILFEPVQIGPVTTKNRFYQVPHCNGMGYRDPSAQASMRKIKAEGGWSVVCTEQVEIHATSDIAPFIELRIWDDQDLPALKRIADAIHEGGGLAGIELAHNGMNAPNQLSRETPLGPQHLPVAPDTIAPVQARAMTEQDIDDLRRWHRNAVRRSLEAGYDVVYVYGAHGYGAPHHFLSRRYNNRTDGYGGSLENRMRLLRELLEDTIEEVAGRAAVACRITVEEEIDGGITREDIESVLRELGELPDLWDFAMGSWEGDSVTSRFAPEGRQEEFVAGLKKLTTKPVVGVGRFTSPDAMVRQVKAGILDLIGAARPSIADPFLPNKIRDGRLDLIRECIGCNICVSGDLTMSPIRCTQNPSMGEEWRRGWHPERIRAKESDARILVVGAGPSGLEAARALGVRGYDVVLAEAGRDLGGRVSAESKLPGLSAWGRVKEYREAVLAELPNVEIYRESPMSGDDIVEFGFEHVITATGATWRTDGVARFHTAPMPIAEGAQVLGPDDLFAGRLPEGRKVVVYDDDHYYLGGVVAELLAQKGYDVSIVTPAPQVSSWTNNTFEINRIQRRIIENGITRVLDHAVVSVGTGGVTVRETYTGAERDLDCDAVVMVTARLPREELYLDLVARRDAGEIASVRGIGDAWAPGTIAAAVWSGRRAAEEFDAVLPSNDEVPFRREVTQLA
- a CDS encoding cytosine permease, translated to MHDEAIETTMTVEKRTIDHIPVTERHGKARDLFTIWFGSNIMLLTVATGVVATAVYGLPIWAAVVALVIGHALGGVVMALHAAQGPQMGVPQMLQTRAQFGSYGSLLVVVLVIFMYVGFFASNMVLGGQAVSSLFGLDETVSIILIGLVSVAGAIVGYRMIHALTGLMSLVSGLVLALAFVWILAVNDLPTGTFHSDGATLAGFMGTISLAALWQIAYAPYVSDYTRYMPRDTGVRPAFWATYAGAVLGSLFPMILGAVVGAALPESDTVSGLQDLTHGVGGLVIAVFGIGIACTNAMNLYCGALSTITVGQTIFPKWVPGAAARGVVSAVLFLAAVVMALAGKDNFLVNFTNFMLLLLCVLVPWTAVNLVDYYLLKHGEYDIDSLFERDGGRYGKFNLIAVGCYFLGIAVQVPFLVTTKYTGPIGERLDYVDISWIVGLAVICPLYLFLMRRFSRFSGHRPVLEAAPQGGVA
- a CDS encoding APC family permease, with the translated sequence MSDTVRPTELAAEQQALLHRTLGRFDIIFLLIAAVVGLETLGQVSTYGAEAFTWALVLAVFFLVPYGLIFAETGAAFSEEGGAYTWVRDAFGRPAAAVASLLNWVTQPVWVGGSMSFLAAETVSTYITPLPSGSFADYVFKIVFIWITVLAAVVSLQKGKWLPTSGAVLKIGVLVLFVVTTAIYAVQHGVEGLGAGDFSPTLLGLFGSVPILLFAYLGFESGNSAAGEMENPGRDVPVSIARSCATAAFCYLVPILAILLVVPKDEITGIGGFLDAVKTVFSVYGDAAGPLLKITAIVVVYVLMSQGSAWMIISDRMQAMTAADGSFFGGFFGRFHPGLGTPVRVNMLSGVTATVFMLAAMVVSGTGGAIFGVVLTISISTFLLAYLFVIPAAIKLRRMYPDVERPFRVPVSDRGFALLGWLAFAWIVLGSWVAVFPGTLERVFGLDYPFKDYWGVSQGTFEAFTLGTLAVIAALGAIGYVCGRSVRAGSAAGNPDTPDTPDNQIKETVR
- a CDS encoding carbon-nitrogen hydrolase family protein; protein product: MQDSVTIGLVQWHAVPGEPATNLATALTLVAEAAGQGAELVVLPELWASGYDAPRLGSIVAAAAETVPGPRSDALAAAARQHDIWLFAGSVPELADGSTYNTTVVYDPTGAIIARHRKAHLYRPTAEDAVFAAGSEATVLDTEPFGRVGMATCFDGDHAAYARALRERGARLVVMPAAYEAGAERWWDLLHPANALANGQWWITVNQAGGEGDAAMFGRSRVIAPDGTVVCEAPRHDAGGPAVVTCTVDLAAGITDADEHNAALWTDTRPELYAPL